One genomic window of Haloferax mediterranei ATCC 33500 includes the following:
- a CDS encoding DUF4382 domain-containing protein, producing MTLNRRDFVKSAAGIAAASTVGTAGCMGTASAETGTLSTRVSDKPGDIADFESCLVTVSTIRVKPTDGEPKSLDAGNTEVDLVDLQGDASALIEEFEVETATYEFLQLEIAGTDATLTDGSSATVEVPGSAPLKFEQSFEIRADETTTFTADFTPVKAGKTGKYVLQPVADEVTVQYESAETTETNQTTTETNQTTTESNQTTETNQTTTETNQTTTETS from the coding sequence ATGACACTGAATCGACGAGACTTCGTTAAGAGCGCCGCCGGAATCGCCGCCGCAAGTACCGTTGGAACCGCTGGCTGCATGGGAACCGCGTCCGCGGAGACCGGAACGCTCTCCACACGCGTGAGCGACAAGCCCGGAGATATCGCGGACTTCGAGTCTTGTCTCGTTACGGTCTCGACTATTCGCGTGAAGCCGACCGACGGCGAGCCGAAGTCGCTCGACGCCGGAAACACCGAAGTCGACCTCGTCGACCTCCAAGGAGATGCTTCGGCCCTCATCGAGGAGTTCGAGGTGGAGACGGCCACCTACGAATTCCTCCAATTAGAAATCGCAGGCACCGACGCGACCCTTACTGACGGGTCGTCCGCGACTGTCGAAGTCCCCGGTTCCGCCCCGCTGAAATTCGAACAGTCGTTCGAGATTCGTGCTGACGAGACGACGACGTTCACGGCCGACTTCACGCCCGTGAAGGCCGGAAAAACCGGAAAGTACGTCCTCCAACCCGTCGCCGACGAGGTGACGGTGCAGTACGAATCGGCCGAGACAACCGAGACCAATCAAACGACCACCGAGACCAACCAGACAACCACGGAATCTAACCAAACCACCGAAACCAACCAGACGACTACAGAAACTAACCAGACGACCACCGAAACCAGTTAA
- a CDS encoding DUF7126 family protein, protein MTTAIVAGTDPDGLGEALESEGANVVRITGIAAADSLDEAGIDEADLLVLTDMDDATAISVAKERNPDVRVVTYAHDSLPEFAKGQADLAVDPDLLAVDVVAEELV, encoded by the coding sequence ATGACGACGGCAATCGTCGCGGGGACCGACCCCGACGGACTCGGTGAAGCCCTCGAATCGGAAGGTGCGAACGTCGTTCGAATCACCGGAATCGCCGCCGCTGACTCGCTCGACGAGGCCGGAATCGACGAGGCCGACCTGCTCGTCCTCACAGATATGGACGACGCGACGGCTATCTCGGTGGCGAAGGAACGCAACCCCGACGTGCGCGTCGTGACCTACGCCCACGACTCGCTCCCCGAATTCGCCAAAGGACAGGCCGACCTTGCGGTCGACCCCGACCTGCTCGCGGTTGACGTGGTCGCCGAAGAACTCGTCTGA
- the guaA gene encoding glutamine-hydrolyzing GMP synthase, whose product MVDVDSFIEDAKASIRDQIGDEHAIIALSGGVDSSVAATLAYEAVGEQLTPVYVDTGLMRKGETEQIADTFSFMESLRVVDAEARFFDALEGVIDPEEKRAVIGEQFIREFEREAKDTDAQYLVQGTIYPDRIESEGNIKSHHNVGGLPDVVDFDGIVEPVRDLYKDEVREVARALGLESIIAERMPFPGPGLAVRVLGEVTPEKVEVAREACHIVEDETEKHEPWQAFAAVIGKGTGVKGDNRVHGWIVSVRSVESRDGMTARAQELPWDTLQRIQSRITGTNDNVARVVYDVTHKPPATIEYE is encoded by the coding sequence ATGGTAGACGTAGATTCATTTATCGAAGACGCAAAAGCATCGATTCGCGACCAAATCGGCGACGAGCACGCCATCATCGCCCTCTCGGGCGGCGTCGACTCCTCCGTCGCCGCGACCCTCGCCTACGAGGCCGTCGGTGAACAACTCACCCCGGTCTACGTCGACACCGGCCTGATGCGCAAAGGCGAGACCGAGCAGATTGCGGATACCTTCTCCTTCATGGAGAGCCTCCGCGTCGTCGACGCCGAAGCGCGCTTTTTCGACGCGCTCGAAGGCGTCATCGACCCCGAAGAAAAGCGCGCCGTCATCGGCGAGCAGTTCATCCGAGAGTTCGAGCGCGAGGCGAAAGATACCGACGCCCAGTACCTCGTTCAGGGGACCATCTACCCCGACCGCATCGAGTCCGAAGGGAACATCAAATCCCACCACAACGTCGGCGGTCTGCCGGACGTTGTCGACTTCGACGGCATCGTCGAACCCGTCCGCGACCTCTACAAGGACGAGGTTCGCGAGGTCGCTCGCGCGCTCGGACTCGAATCTATCATCGCGGAGCGTATGCCCTTCCCCGGACCGGGACTCGCTGTCCGCGTCCTCGGTGAAGTCACGCCCGAGAAGGTCGAAGTCGCCCGTGAGGCGTGCCACATCGTCGAAGACGAGACCGAAAAGCACGAGCCATGGCAGGCGTTCGCCGCCGTCATCGGCAAGGGTACCGGTGTCAAGGGCGACAACCGCGTCCACGGCTGGATCGTTTCGGTCCGCTCCGTGGAGTCGCGCGACGGTATGACCGCGCGCGCACAGGAACTCCCGTGGGACACCCTCCAGCGCATTCAGTCGCGTATCACCGGCACGAACGACAATGTCGCCCGCGTCGTCTACGACGTGACCCACAAACCACCGGCGACCATCGAGTACGAATGA
- the pyrG gene encoding glutamine hydrolyzing CTP synthase — translation MPTDEYDPEMGRKFIFVTGGVMSGLGKGITAASTGRLLKNAGFDVTAVKIDPYLNVDAGTMNPYEHGEVYVLKDGAEVDLDLGNYERFLGIDMTADHNITTGKTYQHVIQKERAGDYLGKTVQIIPHVTEDIKRRIREAAEGTDVCIVEVGGTVGDIESMPFLEALRQFASEEEDGDVLFTHVTLVPYSKNGEQKTKPTQHSVKELRSIGLQPDILVGRADNKLDPETKTKIAQFCDVPDAAVFSNPDVPDIYHVPLMVEEEGLDEYVMERLEIDDEAMPKEERDNRWRELVTAERTGSVDIALVGKYALEDAYMSIHEALKHAGIECGVDVNILWVDADEMHDKHEERLKDADGIVVPGGFGSRGTDGKIDAIRYARENDVPFLGLCLGFQMAVVEQARNVLNHEDAHSAELDPDTPYPVIDLLPEQYDVEAMGGTMRLGAHETDISAGTLAEAVYGDTSCTERHRHRYEVNPELIDELESEGLRFSGRADNRMEILELTDHPFFLGTQFHPEFRSRPDRASPPFLGFLRGVLGELDARELDNEEVTA, via the coding sequence ATGCCGACGGACGAATACGACCCAGAGATGGGGCGCAAGTTCATTTTCGTAACCGGGGGTGTCATGTCCGGCCTCGGGAAGGGTATCACGGCCGCGAGCACCGGCCGACTCCTGAAGAACGCCGGGTTCGACGTCACCGCGGTCAAGATTGACCCGTACCTGAACGTCGACGCGGGGACCATGAACCCCTACGAACACGGGGAAGTGTACGTGTTGAAAGACGGCGCGGAAGTCGACCTCGACCTCGGGAACTACGAACGGTTCCTGGGTATCGACATGACCGCCGACCACAACATCACGACGGGCAAGACCTACCAGCACGTCATCCAGAAGGAACGCGCTGGTGACTACCTCGGGAAGACGGTCCAGATTATCCCGCACGTCACCGAGGACATCAAGCGTCGCATCCGCGAAGCGGCCGAAGGGACCGACGTGTGTATCGTCGAAGTCGGCGGGACGGTCGGTGACATCGAGTCCATGCCGTTCCTCGAAGCCCTCCGCCAGTTCGCCTCCGAAGAGGAGGACGGCGACGTGCTCTTTACGCACGTCACGCTCGTTCCCTACTCGAAGAACGGCGAGCAGAAGACCAAGCCCACACAGCACTCCGTCAAGGAGCTTCGAAGCATCGGTCTCCAACCCGACATTCTCGTCGGCCGCGCCGATAACAAACTCGACCCCGAGACCAAGACCAAGATTGCGCAGTTCTGTGACGTGCCGGACGCCGCCGTGTTCTCGAACCCCGACGTGCCGGACATCTACCACGTCCCGCTGATGGTCGAAGAAGAGGGTCTCGACGAGTACGTGATGGAGCGACTCGAAATCGACGACGAGGCTATGCCGAAGGAAGAACGCGACAACCGCTGGCGCGAACTCGTCACCGCCGAGCGCACCGGCTCGGTCGACATTGCGCTCGTCGGCAAGTACGCCCTCGAAGACGCCTACATGTCCATCCACGAGGCGCTCAAGCACGCAGGCATCGAGTGCGGTGTCGACGTGAACATCCTGTGGGTCGATGCCGACGAGATGCACGACAAGCACGAAGAGCGCCTGAAGGACGCCGATGGCATCGTCGTCCCCGGCGGCTTCGGCTCCCGCGGAACCGACGGCAAAATCGACGCCATCCGCTACGCCCGCGAGAACGACGTTCCGTTCCTCGGCCTCTGTCTTGGCTTCCAGATGGCCGTCGTCGAACAGGCCCGGAACGTCCTCAACCACGAGGACGCCCACTCTGCCGAACTCGACCCCGACACGCCGTACCCGGTTATCGACCTGCTCCCCGAGCAGTACGACGTCGAAGCGATGGGCGGGACGATGCGTCTCGGCGCACACGAAACCGACATCTCGGCCGGAACCCTCGCCGAAGCGGTCTACGGCGACACCTCCTGTACGGAGCGGCACCGTCACCGCTACGAGGTGAACCCCGAACTCATCGACGAACTCGAATCCGAGGGGCTCCGCTTCTCCGGCCGCGCAGACAACCGCATGGAAATTCTCGAACTGACAGACCACCCGTTCTTCCTCGGAACGCAGTTCCACCCCGAGTTCCGTTCCCGGCCCGACCGCGCGAGTCCGCCGTTCCTCGGCTTCCTCCGCGGCGTCCTCGGCGAACTCGACGCGCGTGAACTGGACAACGAAGAGGTGACAGCATAA
- a CDS encoding sugar O-acetyltransferase — protein sequence MPSEKEKMLAGELYDASDPELVMERKRARRLTRRFNASDETESLRREELIRELFGEVGEEFEIEPPFRCDYGYNISVGEDFFANFDCVFLDVCPITIGDNAQIGPGVHIYTATHPLDAAERIKGPESGEPVTIGDNAWLGGRAVINPGVTIGDDVVVASGAVVTDDVPDSVVVGGNPARIVKELD from the coding sequence ATGCCCTCCGAGAAAGAGAAGATGCTTGCAGGCGAGTTGTACGACGCGAGCGACCCGGAACTCGTCATGGAGCGAAAGCGCGCGCGACGACTCACGCGGCGATTCAACGCGAGCGACGAAACTGAGTCTCTCCGGCGCGAAGAACTCATTCGGGAACTATTCGGCGAGGTCGGCGAGGAGTTCGAAATCGAACCACCGTTTCGGTGCGATTACGGCTACAACATCAGCGTCGGCGAGGACTTCTTCGCCAACTTCGACTGCGTCTTTCTCGACGTGTGTCCAATCACCATCGGCGACAACGCCCAAATCGGGCCGGGCGTCCACATCTACACCGCAACGCACCCGCTCGACGCGGCCGAGCGAATCAAAGGCCCTGAGTCGGGCGAACCGGTGACGATTGGCGACAATGCGTGGCTCGGCGGCCGGGCGGTTATCAACCCCGGCGTCACCATCGGCGACGACGTGGTCGTCGCTTCGGGGGCCGTCGTCACAGATGATGTGCCCGATAGCGTCGTCGTCGGCGGGAACCCGGCGCGCATCGTCAAGGAGTTGGACTGA